One Ranitomeya imitator isolate aRanImi1 chromosome 1, aRanImi1.pri, whole genome shotgun sequence DNA window includes the following coding sequences:
- the HMX1 gene encoding homeobox protein HMX1, producing the protein MPDDSTENPSSTPARVSSFFIENLLGTEAKEDKKKAASPDDEPTVRPAGSPFTSVCCYHYSSQGGYPLREDTMEWCRKAQAAYIGCTSPDTSDRDSPEISEGSERRCRTYRKQHSDGSEDKREEGFHCKEEEEKLEQDSDQKSSRKKKTRTVFSRSQVFQLESTFDVKRYLSSSERAGLAASLHLTETQVKIWFQNRRNKWKRQLAADLEAANMSHTTQRIVRVPILYHENSPASSLGFTLPHISPPLVGFSSAVNYPLATFPNSVPYIRSQMTGLV; encoded by the exons ATGCCCGATGATTCCACGGAAAACCCGAGCTCAACCCCTGCCAGGGTGTCCTCCTTCTTCATCGAGAACCTACTGGGCACCGAGGCTAAGGAAGACAAGAAGAAGGCAGCTAGCCCCGACGATGAGCCGACGGTGCGGCCAGCGGGCAGCCCCTTCACCAGTGTGTGCTGCTACCACTACAGCTCCCAGGGCGGCTATCCTCTCCGAGAAGACACCATGGAGTGGTGCAGGAAGGCCCAGGCCGCCTACATTGGGTGCACCAGTCCGGACA CTAGTGACCGGGATTCTCCGGAGATCTCAGAAGGTTCAGAGAGACGATGCAGGACCTACAGAAAACAGCACAGCGATGGGTCAGAAGACAAAAGAGAGGAGGGCTTCCACTGTAAAGAAGAAGAGGAGAAACTGGAGCAGGACTCGGACCAGAAATCCTCCAGAAAGAAGAAGACCCGCACTGTCTTCAGCAGGAGCCAAGTCTTCCAGCTGGAATCCACCTTTGATGTAAAGAGGTATCTGAGCAGCTCTGAGAGGGCTGGGCTAGCAGCCTCCCTCCACCTCACAGAGACCCAGGTCAAGATCTGGTTCCAGAACCGCAGGAATAAATGGAAAAGACAACTTGCTGCAGACCTGGAGGCTGCCAACATGTCCCACACAACCCAAAGGATAGTAAGGGTCCCTATATTATACCATGAGAACTCACCTGCCAGCTCCTTGGGATTCACCCTGCCACACATCTCTCCTCCATTGGTGGGCTTCTCCAGTGCTGTCAATTACCCCCTGGCCACTTTCCCCAACTCAGTGCCCTATATCAGATCTCAGATGACTGGACTCGTCTGA